Proteins encoded within one genomic window of Lysinibacillus sphaericus:
- the nspC gene encoding carboxynorspermidine decarboxylase, with protein MKPIDFTKVPSPSYVVDERLLTKNLELLKSIQDRTGCRILLALKGFSMHSTFPLVGEYLAGITSSSLFEARLGYEKMGKEVHVYAPAYVEHEMDELLGYVDHIVFNSFNQWAQYKDKVKAAGKTIECGIRVNPEYSEIETALYDPCYTNSRLGTTLANFDKSQLDGIDGLHFHAMCEQNSDTLERIIEKVEEKFGDVLHQMKWLNFGGGHHITREDYDVEKLVNIINYIQDKYNLLVYLEPGEAVALNTGYLVATVLDIQKNGMDLAILDTSATCHMPDVLEMPYRPMIIGSGQANELAYTYRLGGLTCLAGDVIGDYSFEEPLKPGDRLVFTDMAHYSMVKNHMFNGVNLPSIVSYNDEEGIKVIREFKFEDYSGRLS; from the coding sequence ATGAAACCAATTGATTTCACAAAAGTTCCATCACCTTCTTATGTAGTGGATGAACGACTATTAACAAAAAATCTTGAGCTTTTAAAGTCGATACAAGATCGTACGGGCTGCCGTATTTTACTTGCTCTAAAAGGGTTTTCTATGCATTCAACATTCCCTTTAGTTGGTGAATACTTAGCTGGGATTACATCAAGCTCACTTTTTGAAGCCCGTCTTGGCTATGAAAAAATGGGCAAAGAAGTTCATGTTTATGCTCCTGCTTATGTAGAGCATGAAATGGACGAGCTTCTTGGCTATGTTGATCACATCGTCTTTAACTCTTTCAACCAATGGGCACAGTACAAGGATAAAGTAAAAGCTGCTGGCAAAACAATTGAATGTGGTATTCGTGTTAATCCTGAGTACTCTGAAATTGAAACAGCACTATATGATCCTTGCTATACGAACTCTCGTCTTGGTACAACATTAGCTAACTTCGACAAATCTCAGCTTGACGGTATTGATGGCTTACACTTCCACGCAATGTGTGAGCAAAACTCTGATACATTAGAGCGTATAATTGAAAAAGTCGAAGAAAAATTTGGTGATGTTTTACACCAAATGAAATGGCTAAACTTTGGCGGTGGTCACCATATCACGCGTGAAGATTATGATGTAGAAAAACTAGTGAATATCATTAATTATATTCAAGATAAGTACAATCTCCTTGTGTATTTAGAGCCTGGTGAAGCAGTAGCACTGAATACAGGCTACTTAGTTGCAACGGTTCTTGATATTCAGAAAAACGGCATGGACTTAGCCATTTTAGATACATCGGCAACTTGTCATATGCCAGACGTACTTGAAATGCCTTACCGTCCGATGATTATCGGGTCAGGTCAAGCCAATGAGCTAGCATACACATATCGCCTTGGTGGACTTACATGCCTTGCAGGTGATGTTATCGGTGATTACTCATTTGAAGAACCTCTAAAACCAGGCGATCGTCTTGTCTTTACAGATATGGCCCACTACTCGATGGTTAAAAACCATATGTTTAACGGTGTCAACCTACCATCAATCGTTTCATATAACGATGAAGAAGGTATTAAAGTCATTCGTGAATTTAAGTTTGAAGACTATAGCGGTCGACTTTCTTAA